In Streptomyces sp. Li-HN-5-11, the sequence GCCATGTCCGTCATCTCCGCCGGCACCCACGCCACCGCCGACCACCTCACCCACGCCGAGGAGATCTTCGGCGCCGTCGGCAAGACGCTGCGTGTTCCCGAGGCGCAGCAGGACGCCTGCACCGCCCTCTCCGGCTCGGGCCCGGCGTACTTCTTCTACCTGGTCGAGGCCATGACCGACGCAGGAATCCTCCTCGGCCTGCCCCGTGACAAGGCACACGAGCTCATCGTCCAGTCCGCCATCGGCGCCGCCGTGATGCTCCGCGACAGCGGGGAACACCCCGTGAAACTCCGCGAGAACGTCACCTCTCCGGCCGGAACGACCATCAGCGCCATCCGCGAACTGGAGAACCACGGGGTGCGCGCGGCGCTCATCGCCGCGCTGGAAGCCGCCCGCGACCGCAGCCGCGAACTGGCTTCCGGCAACAACTGACCGCCGACGGCGGGCGATCGGCGCGCTGCCCTCAGGGGGCCAGCAGCCCGATCGCCCGGTACGCCGCGTCCACCGTGGGCCGTGCCATCTCCCTCGCCTTCTCCGCGCCGGCCCGCAACACCCCCTCCACGTAGGCCGGATCCGCGCACAGCTCCCGATGCCGTTCCTGCAGGGGCCTGAGCACCTCCACCACGGCGTCAGCGGCGTCCTTCTTCAAGGCGCCGTACGAGTCGTAGGCACCGCTCAGCTCCTCGGGATCCCGGCCCTCGCACGCGGCCAGGATCTCCAGCAGATTCGCGAGGCCGGGCTTCTCCTGCCGGTCGTAGACGACGTCCCGGCCGCTGTCGGTCACCGCCCGCATCACCTTCTTCCGCACGACGTCCGGCTCGTCCAGCAGATAGACGACCCCCGCCCCCGACTCGTCCGACTTCCCCATCTTCGACGTCGGGTCCTGCAGGTTCATCACCCGAGCCGCCACCTGCGGAAGCGTCGCCTTCGGCACCACGAACGCGTACCCGTACCGCTGGTTGAACCGCACCGCCAGATCCCGCGCCAGTTCCACGTGCTGCGCCTGGTCGTGCCCGACCGGCACCTCGTCCGTGCCGTACGCCAGGATGTCCGCCGCCATCAGGACCGGATACGTCAGCAGCGACAGCCGCACGCTCCCGCCGCGCTCCCGCTCCTTCGCGGACTTCTCCTTGTACTGGATCATCCGCCGCATCTCGCCGTCGGTCGCCACGCACTCCAGCAGATACGACAGCCTCGTGTGCTCGTCGACGTGACTCTGCAGGAACACGGTGCACACCTCGGGGTCGAGCCCGGCCGCCAGCAGCAGCGTGGCCGTCTGCCGGCTGAGCCTGCGCACCCGCGCCGGATCGTGGTCCACGGTCAGTGCGTGCAGATCCACCACGCAGAACACCGAGTCCGCCCGGTGCTGGTCCACCTCGGCCCAGCGCCGCATGGCGCCCAGGTAGTTCCCCAGGGTCAGGTGCCCGGTCGGCTGGATCCCGCTGAAGACCCGCGTCATCTCCACTCCACCTTCTGGTCGGGACCGCCGCCTCAACGGCCGGCTCCCTTCAACCGGAGGGAGAAACGAGAACGGCCGCCGAGGCGGCGGCCGTTGTCTGCATACGTGAGACGGCCGCCGTCAGGCGGCCCACCACAGCTGGGTACACGTACGCGTGGTCATGCCTCCCAGGGTACCCCCGGCGGAGTGCCGTCAGGAGGCGAGTTGACATGCCCAGCCTTGATCCGTAGGGTTCTTCGAGTTGTC encodes:
- the proC gene encoding pyrroline-5-carboxylate reductase, producing MSQKVAVLGTGKIGEALLSGMIRAGWAPTDLLVTARRPERAEELRARYGVTPVTNPEAAKTADTLILTVKPQDMGTLLDELGPHVPADRLVISGAAGIPTAFFEERLAAGTPVVRVMTNTPALVDEAMSVISAGTHATADHLTHAEEIFGAVGKTLRVPEAQQDACTALSGSGPAYFFYLVEAMTDAGILLGLPRDKAHELIVQSAIGAAVMLRDSGEHPVKLRENVTSPAGTTISAIRELENHGVRAALIAALEAARDRSRELASGNN
- the trpS gene encoding tryptophan--tRNA ligase → MTRVFSGIQPTGHLTLGNYLGAMRRWAEVDQHRADSVFCVVDLHALTVDHDPARVRRLSRQTATLLLAAGLDPEVCTVFLQSHVDEHTRLSYLLECVATDGEMRRMIQYKEKSAKERERGGSVRLSLLTYPVLMAADILAYGTDEVPVGHDQAQHVELARDLAVRFNQRYGYAFVVPKATLPQVAARVMNLQDPTSKMGKSDESGAGVVYLLDEPDVVRKKVMRAVTDSGRDVVYDRQEKPGLANLLEILAACEGRDPEELSGAYDSYGALKKDAADAVVEVLRPLQERHRELCADPAYVEGVLRAGAEKAREMARPTVDAAYRAIGLLAP